In a genomic window of Bacteroidetes bacterium SB0662_bin_6:
- a CDS encoding DNA-directed RNA polymerase subunit alpha, with translation MSNHVIHMPDGIQIDDASEFSGQFSLQPLERGYGVTIGNAMRRVLLSSLEGVAITGVRIDGVQHEFSTIDGVTEDVADIILNLKEVRFRATEEAEDGTIHLVIRGAGSFTARDIGDATNDFEVLNPDHHIATLDENAALSIELRIERGRGYIPADENKRADDPIGVIAIDAIFTPIRNVKYSVKPTRVGQKIDYEYLTMEIDTDGSLSAEDALMQAATILRNHVDLFISMDSIPDPAEKAEVVDTETQRIRELLVQPVDELDLSVRAQNCLKAANITNIGDLVSREESEMLKFRNFGRKSLQELIHVLNDRGLHFGMTEEKYEEKA, from the coding sequence ATGAGCAATCATGTAATCCATATGCCGGACGGCATTCAGATTGACGATGCATCGGAGTTTTCCGGGCAGTTTTCGTTACAACCCCTCGAACGCGGATACGGCGTAACGATCGGGAACGCGATGCGGCGTGTTCTTTTGTCCTCGCTCGAAGGCGTTGCCATCACAGGGGTGCGGATCGACGGCGTACAGCATGAGTTTTCGACGATCGACGGCGTAACCGAAGATGTGGCCGATATCATTCTGAATCTCAAGGAAGTGCGCTTTCGTGCGACCGAAGAGGCGGAAGATGGCACCATTCATCTTGTGATCCGGGGCGCCGGTTCCTTCACGGCCAGAGATATCGGGGACGCAACGAATGATTTCGAGGTGCTCAATCCGGATCATCACATTGCTACACTGGATGAGAATGCGGCGCTGAGCATTGAGTTGCGCATTGAGCGGGGGAGAGGGTACATCCCTGCCGATGAAAACAAGCGCGCCGACGATCCGATAGGTGTGATCGCCATTGATGCGATCTTTACCCCCATCCGAAATGTCAAGTATTCGGTCAAGCCGACGCGTGTCGGGCAAAAGATAGACTACGAGTACCTGACGATGGAGATCGATACGGACGGTTCTCTTTCGGCAGAGGACGCGCTGATGCAGGCCGCGACCATTCTGCGGAATCATGTGGACCTGTTTATTTCGATGGATAGCATACCTGATCCTGCCGAGAAGGCAGAGGTCGTCGATACGGAAACGCAGCGTATTCGCGAATTGCTTGTACAACCCGTGGACGAACTGGACCTGTCCGTACGTGCACAGAATTGTCTGAAAGCCGCCAATATCACGAATATCGGTGATCTGGTCAGCCGGGAGGAATCGGAAATGCTGAAATTCCGGAATTTCGGGCGCAAATCGTTGCAGGAACTGATTCACGTGCTTAATGACCGCGGCCTGCATTTTGGCATGACCGAGGAAAAGTACGAGGAAAAGGCGTAG
- the rpsD gene encoding 30S ribosomal protein S4 — translation MARYRGPKQKVARRFKEPIFGPSKALERKLYPPGQHGQGRRSRESEYAVQLKEKQKARYTYGLQERQFRNLFEKASRKRGVTGENLLKFLEARLDNTVFRLGFARTRRQARQLVNHGHIMVNDRIVNIPSAQLRPGDTIAVRPRSRTMRPIVESVAQNRRAFAWLEVDRGDLRGKMLDMPAREDIPENIREQLIVELYSK, via the coding sequence ATGGCTCGATATAGAGGCCCCAAACAGAAAGTTGCCCGGCGTTTCAAGGAACCGATTTTCGGTCCGAGCAAGGCGCTTGAGCGCAAGTTGTACCCGCCGGGCCAGCACGGACAGGGACGCCGTTCCAGAGAGAGCGAATACGCCGTGCAGCTCAAGGAAAAACAAAAGGCCCGGTATACGTATGGCCTCCAGGAACGGCAGTTTCGCAACCTGTTCGAAAAGGCATCCCGAAAGAGAGGCGTCACCGGGGAAAACCTGCTGAAATTTTTAGAAGCCAGACTGGACAATACAGTGTTCCGTCTTGGTTTTGCGCGTACGAGGCGCCAGGCGAGGCAATTGGTAAACCATGGACACATCATGGTGAATGACCGGATCGTAAATATCCCTTCGGCGCAACTTCGTCCGGGCGATACGATTGCGGTTCGACCGAGAAGCCGCACCATGCGCCCGATCGTCGAGTCGGTTGCACAGAACCGCCGGGCTTTCGCCTGGCTCGAGGTTGATCGCGGCGATCTCCGAGGCAAAATGCTGGATATGCCGGCCCGGGAAGACATTCCGGAAAATATCCGCGAGCAGTTGATCGTCGAGTTGTATTCGAAGTAG
- the rpsK gene encoding 30S ribosomal protein S11, which produces MAKKQQKSGRSGRSARKRNVIVESNGQAHIKATFNNVIVTLTDQYGNVISWSSSGKMGFKGSRKNTPYAAQVAATTAAEEAHGLGLRRVDVYVKGPGSGRESAIRALASAGLDIASIRDVTPIPHNGCRSPKRRRV; this is translated from the coding sequence ATGGCGAAAAAGCAGCAAAAATCGGGGCGTTCCGGTCGATCGGCACGGAAACGAAACGTTATCGTCGAGTCGAATGGACAGGCGCACATCAAGGCCACGTTCAATAACGTGATCGTAACCTTGACGGACCAGTACGGAAATGTTATTTCGTGGTCCAGTTCCGGCAAGATGGGTTTCAAAGGCAGCCGCAAAAATACGCCGTATGCGGCGCAGGTAGCGGCTACGACCGCCGCCGAAGAGGCGCATGGCCTGGGTCTGCGGCGTGTAGATGTGTATGTGAAGGGTCCTGGTTCGGGGCGGGAGTCGGCCATTCGGGCGCTTGCCAGCGCGGGGCTCGATATTGCATCCATCCGGGATGTAACGCCCATTCCTCATAATGGCTGTCGTTCCCCGAAACGCCGCCGCGTGTGA
- a CDS encoding 50S ribosomal protein L36 yields MKVRASVKKRSSDDKIVRRKGRIYVINKKNPKHKQRQG; encoded by the coding sequence ATGAAAGTTCGTGCCAGTGTCAAAAAGCGCAGTTCCGACGACAAAATCGTTCGTCGCAAGGGGCGCATCTACGTCATCAACAAGAAAAATCCGAAGCACAAGCAGCGACAGGGTTGA
- a CDS encoding 50S ribosomal protein L17 — translation MRHQKKRHKLGRTASHRKATLAALGNALITHKRVTTTVPRAKALRTFIEPIITRAKDDSQHNRRQVFRHLRDKQAVTTLFTEVAEKIGERPGGYTRVVRIGRRTGDAAPMAIIELVDYNETDGASGAGSQKSGKRTRRGRRRSTRQVTPATPPETDETSVVEAHEDSDDQEAMPEDANEQEEAPEEPAEEVKEAEAPVPEASEDTKTEAPKAAKAKTSKPAKAKASEDTKAEASEAADTKKKPTGKASETSS, via the coding sequence ATGAGACACCAGAAAAAACGGCACAAACTGGGACGTACTGCATCCCATCGCAAGGCCACGCTTGCAGCGCTGGGCAATGCGTTGATCACGCACAAGCGCGTGACGACGACGGTGCCGCGGGCCAAGGCCCTGCGCACCTTCATCGAGCCCATTATTACCCGGGCCAAAGACGATTCGCAGCATAACCGGCGGCAGGTATTTCGGCATTTGCGGGACAAGCAGGCCGTCACCACCCTGTTCACCGAAGTGGCCGAAAAGATTGGAGAGCGCCCGGGCGGGTATACGCGTGTGGTCAGGATTGGCCGCCGCACAGGGGATGCTGCCCCCATGGCTATTATCGAACTTGTTGATTACAACGAGACGGACGGAGCGAGCGGAGCCGGCTCACAGAAAAGCGGTAAACGGACACGGCGCGGCCGTCGTCGCAGCACCAGGCAGGTAACGCCTGCGACCCCACCAGAGACGGACGAGACCTCTGTGGTGGAAGCGCACGAGGATTCCGACGACCAGGAAGCCATGCCCGAGGATGCTAACGAGCAGGAGGAAGCTCCCGAGGAACCGGCTGAAGAGGTGAAAGAGGCAGAGGCGCCTGTTCCGGAAGCATCCGAGGATACAAAGACGGAAGCGCCCAAGGCTGCGAAAGCGAAGACATCCAAGCCCGCGAAGGCGAAAGCATCCGAGGACACAAAGGCGGAGGCATCCGAAGCCGCGGATACAAAGAAGAAGCCGACCGGTAAGGCTTCGGAAACATCCTCGTAG
- the rpsM gene encoding 30S ribosomal protein S13: MPRIAGVDVPPDKRGEIALSSIFGIGRSRAKEILDRVGIKHDVHPSDWTEEQTRSVRRLIEDEYLVEGQLRSEVQMNIKRLMDIGCYRGLRHRRGLPVRGQRTRTNARTRKGRRKTVAGKKKAPRK, from the coding sequence ATGCCTCGAATAGCCGGAGTAGACGTACCTCCAGATAAACGCGGAGAAATTGCCTTATCCTCGATTTTCGGGATTGGGCGTTCTCGCGCTAAAGAAATCCTTGATCGTGTCGGTATCAAGCACGATGTGCATCCGAGCGACTGGACGGAGGAGCAGACCCGGAGTGTGCGACGCCTCATTGAGGACGAGTACCTTGTCGAGGGGCAGTTGCGTTCGGAAGTGCAGATGAACATCAAGCGATTGATGGACATCGGCTGTTACCGGGGGCTCCGGCATCGCCGGGGACTTCCCGTACGTGGACAGCGCACGCGTACGAATGCACGTACACGCAAGGGACGCCGGAAGACCGTGGCCGGAAAGAAGAAGGCGCCGCGGAAATAA
- the map gene encoding type I methionyl aminopeptidase, whose protein sequence is MALTKSAYKIERLRESAELVGRTLGQIARYIEPGVTTRELDRIAEAFIRDHGAEPAFKGYRVGNLVFPSTLCTSVNDTIVHGIPDDSPLQQGDLLSVDCGVRLNGYYGDSAYTFAVGGISDEKRALCETTYAALYKGIEHATTGRRVGDISFAIQEYCESRGYGVVRELVGHGIGKKLHEKPNVPNVGEPATGSRLVRGMTLCIEPMINLGTARIVTDPNGWAIRAADGKAAAHYEHMVVVCAGQAEVLSTFEYIEEVSGVAFGSPTTYKIYEPA, encoded by the coding sequence ATGGCCTTGACGAAAAGCGCATATAAAATCGAGCGTCTCAGGGAAAGCGCGGAGCTTGTCGGGCGGACGCTCGGCCAGATCGCACGGTACATTGAGCCGGGTGTCACTACGCGCGAGCTTGATCGGATAGCGGAAGCATTCATCCGCGACCATGGCGCCGAACCGGCGTTCAAGGGGTATCGTGTGGGTAACCTGGTGTTTCCCAGCACGCTCTGTACGTCCGTGAACGATACGATAGTACATGGCATTCCGGATGACAGCCCCCTTCAACAGGGGGACTTGCTGTCAGTGGATTGCGGTGTGCGGCTGAATGGCTATTACGGCGATAGCGCCTATACCTTTGCCGTCGGCGGGATTTCTGACGAAAAGCGTGCTTTGTGCGAAACGACGTACGCAGCCTTGTACAAGGGTATTGAGCATGCGACGACGGGAAGGCGCGTCGGGGATATATCCTTTGCTATACAAGAGTATTGTGAAAGCAGAGGATACGGCGTAGTGCGGGAACTCGTAGGCCATGGCATCGGCAAAAAACTTCACGAGAAGCCCAATGTCCCGAATGTCGGCGAACCGGCGACCGGATCCCGACTGGTGCGCGGTATGACGCTATGCATTGAACCCATGATCAACCTCGGGACCGCCAGAATCGTAACGGACCCGAACGGCTGGGCTATTCGTGCAGCGGATGGGAAAGCCGCCGCGCATTATGAGCACATGGTGGTTGTGTGTGCCGGCCAGGCTGAAGTGCTAAGCACCTTCGAGTATATCGAAGAAGTGTCCGGCGTTGCGTTTGGTTCGCCGACTACATACAAAATTTATGAACCTGCGTAG
- a CDS encoding sodium:solute symporter family protein: MMETWVVATGLIGIYLLVTLGLAVVAGRRLTVDMEDFFLYGRRAGFVVLYLTVVATFHSAFAFLGSGGFFFTHGIGFWAAGAWTVLVGAITYVLGSRIWALGKAFGYVTPADMLADFYESEAVRIAVAIVSVVFTILYIQVQAIALGYIMDVASGGRISFEIGVIVMLVVAVVHLMIGGLRAVYWTDVLQGVWMYIAIWAGALLLSFELFGGPFELWRRVAVERPDLLTLPGPSGFFTPGMWIGMVITLSFGIVFQPHMMIRYYTAVDGKTLKLLGATTPIYLMTLYIPAALVGLGGALVMPELEAADRIFPELLFAHAPAWLTGVILAGAAAAAMSTLDSILHANMTVLTRDVYQRYVARGKSQAHYVFVGRIIVLALLVVACILSLTKSDLLVHIITLSGAGALQLMPAIIGICFPGGRSLSRAGVLAGLVVGMIILWLTLVAFPHPLGIHGGLWALLVNAAVAVGVSCMTPPPSGETVARVHGEVERFIAQ, from the coding sequence ATGATGGAAACCTGGGTTGTCGCTACCGGCCTGATTGGTATTTATCTGCTGGTCACGCTCGGGTTAGCCGTCGTGGCAGGCCGTCGTTTGACGGTCGATATGGAGGATTTCTTTCTCTATGGACGCCGGGCCGGCTTTGTAGTTCTCTATCTTACGGTCGTTGCCACCTTCCATTCGGCGTTTGCTTTTCTTGGCTCGGGAGGCTTTTTCTTTACGCACGGGATCGGGTTCTGGGCTGCAGGAGCGTGGACTGTGCTTGTGGGCGCCATCACGTACGTACTCGGTTCCCGTATCTGGGCGCTCGGCAAAGCGTTCGGGTACGTTACACCGGCGGACATGCTCGCCGACTTTTACGAGTCGGAGGCAGTGCGTATAGCGGTCGCTATTGTCTCCGTGGTGTTCACCATTCTCTACATTCAGGTGCAAGCCATTGCGCTCGGCTACATCATGGATGTGGCCTCCGGTGGCCGCATTTCTTTCGAGATCGGCGTTATTGTCATGCTTGTCGTGGCCGTAGTGCACCTTATGATCGGGGGATTGCGTGCGGTCTACTGGACCGATGTGCTGCAAGGCGTCTGGATGTATATCGCTATCTGGGCGGGGGCTCTTTTGCTTTCCTTCGAACTTTTCGGCGGACCGTTCGAATTATGGCGCCGTGTTGCCGTGGAGCGGCCCGATTTGCTCACGCTTCCGGGCCCTTCGGGCTTTTTCACGCCCGGCATGTGGATCGGGATGGTGATCACGCTTTCCTTCGGGATTGTTTTTCAGCCGCACATGATGATTCGCTATTACACGGCGGTAGACGGCAAGACCCTCAAACTGCTCGGCGCAACCACGCCCATCTACTTGATGACGCTTTATATTCCTGCAGCACTCGTAGGACTGGGTGGAGCGCTGGTCATGCCGGAACTGGAAGCGGCTGACCGCATTTTCCCCGAATTGCTTTTCGCACATGCCCCGGCGTGGCTTACCGGCGTCATTCTTGCCGGGGCCGCGGCTGCTGCCATGTCCACGCTGGATTCCATCCTGCACGCGAACATGACAGTGCTCACGCGCGATGTATACCAGCGCTATGTGGCACGGGGGAAAAGTCAGGCGCATTACGTTTTCGTTGGGCGCATCATTGTGCTTGCGCTTCTTGTGGTGGCCTGCATCCTTTCGCTGACGAAGAGCGATTTACTCGTGCACATCATTACGCTGTCCGGCGCAGGCGCCCTCCAGCTCATGCCTGCCATTATTGGTATATGCTTTCCCGGCGGCCGCTCGCTCAGCCGGGCGGGTGTGCTGGCCGGATTGGTCGTCGGAATGATTATTCTCTGGCTTACGCTGGTCGCATTTCCTCATCCGTTAGGCATACACGGCGGGCTGTGGGCCCTTCTCGTGAACGCAGCGGTTGCTGTGGGGGTCTCCTGTATGACGCCGCCGCCCTCCGGCGAAACCGTTGCGCGTGTTCACGGCGAGGTGGAGCGCTTTATAGCGCAATGA